A single region of the Branchiostoma lanceolatum isolate klBraLanc5 chromosome 1, klBraLanc5.hap2, whole genome shotgun sequence genome encodes:
- the LOC136441717 gene encoding uncharacterized protein, with product MMRKGEFLLLEGKKGHILRRKALVNNQHLQFELGMLEQEKRRAEVRLRSKKDQLLRQFQNLRKRSDEIRKDLEHREHSPRKTCIGPSALPSSSTTTSSEENPGGSKEDIFRAGEKTETARKRWSIATCAVGCSQHIQRLRGFPTFPSHFKPRFKITENDKRVSSKDETVSKRRESLDPTMLASVLDVDSSIVKLDVQVYARVQWSPTAVRKTLALMGDEEHNGGKTVPSCGVTRQRRASVACPTWTSRPSGTRLPPLTSNRMTDTAVMRNGASVHGRRHSLPEITVTHPPLTVESHGHVGGIGSCLGFGTMSRPRKSSVTFAERNIIKEDDDDDLLLSPVS from the exons ATGATGCGAAAGGGAGAGTTTTTGCTCCTCGAAGGGAAGAAAGGCCATATCCTTCGCCGCAAAGCTCTCGTCAACAACCAACACCTTCAGTTCGAACTGGGCATGTTGGAGCAAGAGAAACGGAGGGCGGAGGTTCGACTCAG ATCAAAGAAGGACCAGCTTTTGCGTCAGTTTCAAAACCTCCGAAAACGCAGCGACGAAATCAGGAAAGATTTAGAGCACAGAGAGCATTCACCCAGAAAAACCTGCATTGGTCCGTCTGCACTGCCATCGTCAAGCACGACAACGTCTTCGGAAGAAAACCCTGGCGGTTCTAAAGAAGATATATTCCGTGCCGGTGAAAAAACCGAAACCGCACGGAAAAGATGGTCAATTGCAACTTGTGCGGTGGGTTGTTCACAACATATACAACGTCTGAGAGGCTTTCCAACATTCCCATCTCATTTCAAGCCACGTTTCAAAATCACGGAAAACGACAAACGTGTTTCTAGCAAGGATGAAACCGTATCAAAGCGCCGTGAAAGCCTCGATCCCACAATGTTAGCTTCAGTGCTGGATGTAGACAGCTCTATTGTAAAGCTGGACGTACAGGTCTATGCCCGGGTGCAATGGTCGCCCACGGCTGTTAGAAAGACTTTGGCACTCATGGGCGATGAAGAGCACAACGGAGGGAAGACAGTGCCTTCCTGCGGCGTGACGCGGCAACGCAGAGCAAGTGTTGCTTGTCCCACCTGGACGAGCAGACCGAGCGGCACACGGCTTCCACCTTTAACGTCTAACAGGATGACTGACACGGCTGTCATGAGGAATGGCGCAAGCGTACATGGACGAAGGCACTCTCTCCCTGAAATAACTGTTACTCATCCACCATTGACGGTCGAGTCACACGGTCATGTAGGCGGCATAGGGTCCTGTCTAGGCTTTGGCACAATGTCTAGGCCAAGAAAATCTTCAGTTACCTTCGCTGAAAGAAATATCAtaaaagaagatgatgatgatgatcttctcTTGTCTCCTGTCTCATGA
- the LOC136441730 gene encoding uncharacterized protein: MSREAGEVCPSLQEREARFFRQKTRTSTRHLQCQVGELEQQTRRVDHEIRSEQFLLLCHFRNLRKNMDKAISLSSRRKLVRRKARSSALPLKPSSTKLTTSSDGCSEEGGDKKTQDKENVSTCHEADDCDQADPAKKDLQSEGRLGRTTKITQRRFSVPVCTAESLPQLQHQKKGAKTCKLVQRRRHSLPAIQPRDKERHELREIAEEEEVETMTTRRRLSVPVESLRQLQRHKDYVLSSKGLHRRRHTFPAIQLSQDREELQTVVEGDEPAVDKTTSQLQIVETRNEAIRKASTLLRQRLFPTIVTPVLDVNNSSVQPTEQKIQLPSKFEPESAFDSNLEKKSPPKTGWQRRVSDGTAVKTSHAEHFHRRRSFPALCVEHCTSRLHPEPRTGHMTPWHSIFTKSKTRIYSISVESGYVIKV, from the exons ATGTCTCGGGAAGCAGGCGAGGTCTGTCCGAGCCTTCAGGAGAGAGAAGCGCGTTTTTTTCGCCAGAAGACTCGGACTAGCACGCGGCATCTGCAGTGCCAGGTGGGCGAATTAGAGCAGCAGACACGAAGGGTCGACCACGAAATCAG ATCCGAGCAGTTCCTGCTTCTGTGCCATTTTCGGAACCTTCGAAAAAACATGGACAAAGCCATTAGCCTTTCAAGTAGACGAAAACTTGTCCGACGAAAAGCCCGCAGCAGCGCCTTACCACTAAAGCCCTCGTCAACGAAGTTAACCACTTCATCAGATGGCTGCTCAGAAGAAGGCGGTGACAAGAAAACTcaagacaaagaaaatgtctcCACGTGCCATGAAGCTGATGACTGTGACCAAGCCGATCCTGCAAAGAAAGACTTACAATCGGAGGGCAGACTCGGAAGAACCACCAAAATTACACAAAGAAGATTCTCGGTTCCTGTCTGTACAGCAGAGTCGCTGCCTCAACTGCAGCACCAGAAAAAGGGTGCAAAGACCTGTAAACTCGTGCAAAGACGCAGACACAGTCTTCCCGCTATCCAACCTCGTGACAAGGAACGGCACGAACTTAGGGAAATCGCGGAAGAAGAGGAAGTAGAAACTATGACAACTCGCAGAAGGTTGTCGGTTCCCGTGGAGTCTTTACGGCAACTGCAGCGGCACAAAGACTATGTATTATCCAGCAAAGGTCTCCATAGGCGGAGGCACACTTTTCCTGCCATCCAACTTTCCCAGGATCGAGAAGAACTTCAAACAGTCGTAGAAGGTGATGAACCTGCCGTGGACAAGACAACTAGCCAGTTGCAGATAGTAGAAACGAGGAATGAAGCCATAAGAAAGGCGTCCACACTTCTCCGTCAGAGACTCTTCCCCACTATTGTGACACCCGTTCTCGATGTAAACAATTCTTCTGTACAACCGACAGAGCAGAAGATACAACTGCCGTCCAAGTTTGAACCAGAAAGTGCTTTCGACAGCAACCTGGAAAAGAAATCGCCTCCCAAGACAGGTTGGCAGCGCAGGGTAAGCGACGGGACGGCGGTGAAAACGAGCCACGCTGAACACTTCCACCGGAGACGTTCGTTCCCCGCACTATGTGTTGAGCACTGCACATCGCGTCTCCACCCAGAACCACGCACGGGACACATGACACCATGGCACAGCATTTTTACCAAGTCCAAGACGAGAATATATTCCATTTCGGTGGAGAGTGGATATGTTATAAAGGTATAA
- the LOC136441740 gene encoding leucine-rich repeat and immunoglobulin-like domain-containing nogo receptor-interacting protein 3, whose amino-acid sequence MARLFTIVTVILTLSTVDRSTWAFHACTSEGVGLGCACDSFNTVDCSNRGVKDVPDQVPPDTITLQLNNNKIQGLVENQFPGLSSLLSLDLSNNSISYVEKGAFSALGSLTQLRLSNNKLSSVRAGMFEGMPSLDSLILSSNAVRDIEKGSFVRLPRLTTLDLSNGLLVDIEVGYFTPLANLQTLYLSGNPIQRILNGSFQGLAQLQDLYLIGTELLEIWPETFSGAANIQSLYVRDSKLRRIAPGSFFTLPRLSHLDFRNNALQVIEPGTFTNMPNIMSVDLSYNPLSTLKSFAFNLKGLSTLRVCNLSNARLENVEENALGGEPLCEDFFCDRTLQLDLSNNNLETLPNSFCNLSQTIIFTGEGIVYSLTGNRFSCDCRLRKLVSCIPLATYIRCDAPLVLKHKFLDKISVGNLNCTPPRIATFVLQQDGRNVTMFCNATGFPEPTISWETSASPEGARNKEDAGRQMKGTGTLTISDASSEDGGTYGCTTINPGGRDSRLGYLAFFEVPKESPKTSYLGILPSNLAWCLIGAGIGSFCTLLVSIAVFCICRRRCSESSHETTTNPEGHEMLRVCNETQLEDVDDYGNDDDDDNDYEVPHAHASKLTTPFNAGDRLYQSLGKETRPVSGGPPQRRPPPPPPHRHNSHSHPSHQDYTPLVRGTRSVRV is encoded by the coding sequence ATGGCCAGGCTATTCACCATCGTAACGGTCATTCTCACGTTGTCCACCGTTGACCGCTCTACCTGGGCGTTCCACGCCTGCACAAGTGAGGGGGTCGGTCTGGGCTGTGCCTGCGACAGCTTCAACACCGTCGACTGTTCCAACAGGGGAGTAAAAGACGTTCCAGACCAAGTCCCTCCCGATACCATCACCCTCCagctcaacaacaacaaaatacaggGGCTTGTGGAGAACCAGTTCCCCGGTCTATCGTCTCTTTTGTCGCTGGACCTCAGTAACAACAGTATCTCGTACGTCGAAAAAGGCGCGTTTTCTGCACTGGGTAGTCTGACACAACTGCGACTAAGTAACAACAAGCTCTCGTCCGTACGAGCCGGTATGTTTGAAGGAATGCCGAGTCTAGACAGCCTGATTTTGAGTAGCAACGCAGTACGGGATATAGAAAAGGGGTCGTTTGTTCGCCTTCCTAGGCTGACAACTCTGGATTTGTCAAACGGATTACTCGTTGATATAGAAGTGGGTTATTTTACACCATTGGCAAACTTGCAGACACTCTACCTCTCGGGAAACCCTATACAACGCATACTGAACGGCAGTTTCCAAGGTCTGGCGCAGTTACAAGACTTGTACCTTATTGGTACCGAGCTTCTTGAGATATGGCCTGAGACGTTCTCTGGAGCAGCAAACATTCAGTCGCTCTACGTCAGAGACAGCAAGTTGAGAAGAATCGCTCCCGGCAGTTTTTTCACGCTGCCACGACTCAGCCACTTGGACTTTCGCAACAACGCCTTACAAGTCATCGAACCGGGAACATTCACCAACATGCCCAACATAATGTCTGTTGATCTTAGCTATAATCCTTTGTCGACGTTGAAGAGTTTTGCATTCAATCTGAAAGGACTCTCAACGCTTCGCGTGTGTAACCTTAGTAACGCGCGTCTGGAGAATGTGGAGGAAAATGCCCTTGGAGGAGAACCGCTCTGCGAAGACTTCTTTTGTGATCGTACACTACAGTTAGATCTGAGTAACAACAACTTGGAGACGCTTCCAAACTCGTTTTGTAATCTGTCTCAGACAATCATATTCACCGGCGAGGGGATTGTATATTCTCTAACTGGTAATCGTTTTAGTTGCGACTGTAGGCTTAGGAAGTTAGTCTCTTGTATTCCTCTTGCAACGTACATTCGGTGTGACGCGCCGCTTGTTTTAAAGCACAAGTTTCTCGACAAGATTTCTGTCGGAAATCTCAACTGCACTCCGCCGCGGATAGCTACGTTCGTTCTTCAACAAGACGGCAGAAATGTGACGATGTTTTGCAACGCTACAGGATTCCCTGAGCCGACCATCTCTTGGGAAACATCTGCGTCGCCAGAGGGCGCGAGAAACAAAGAAGACGCCGGGCGCCAAATGAAAGGGACGGGAACTTTGACCATCTCAGATGCGAGTAGTGAAGACGGTGGGACGTATGGATGTACAACCATCAACCCTGGGGGACGGGACTCACGCCTAGGGTATCTGGCTTTCTTCGAAGTCCCCAAGGAATCTCCTAAGACATCTTACTTGGGGATCTTACCGTCAAACCTCGCGTGGTGTTTGATTGGAGCAGGTATTGGTTCATTTTGCACCCTCCTTGTCAGTATCGccgttttctgcatttgcagaaGACGTTGCTCTGAATCATCCCACGAAACTACAACAAACCCAGAGGGACATGAGATGTTGCGAGTTTGCAATGAGACGCAGCTAGAGGATGTTGATGACTATGgaaacgatgatgatgatgataatgactaTGAAGTACCCCATGCCCACGCGAGCAAGTTGACAACGCCGTTTAACGCCGGTGACCGGTTGTATCAGAGCCTTGGAAAGGAAACTAGACCTGTCAGTGGCGGTCCACCCCAgcgacgcccccctccccctcctccccacAGGCACAACAGTCACTCTCATCCCTCTCATCAGGACTACACTCCCCTGGTCCGGGGAACGAGGTCGGTCAGGGTCTGA